Proteins encoded within one genomic window of Glaciimonas sp. PCH181:
- a CDS encoding M20 aminoacylase family protein: protein MKLIDPIIQFHTEIQAIRRDLHAHPELCYKEQRTADVVASKLTEWNIPVIRGLGITGVVGIIKKGSSDRAIGLRADMDALPVQELNTFAHASQHAGKMHACGHDGHTAMLLGAARHLSLHGDFDGTVYLIFQPAEEGGAGAQRMIDDGLFEQCPMEAVFGMHNWPGMPAGKFGVTPGPMMASSNEFEVIVKGKGSHAAQPHKSIDPVMVAVQIAQSWQTIVARNINPNDSAVLSITQIHSGSATNVIPDEATLIGTVRTFSVDVLDIIEQRMRDIAQHTVAAFGAEVDFRFHRNYPPLINHPKETAFAVSVMQAMSGVENVDATVEPTMGAEDFSFMLQHKPGCYVFLGNGSGDHRDGGHGLGPCNLHNASYDFNDELLPIGGSYWVNLTESYLKPAAA from the coding sequence ATGAAATTGATCGACCCGATTATCCAGTTCCATACTGAAATCCAGGCAATTCGCCGCGACTTGCACGCGCATCCAGAGCTTTGCTATAAAGAACAACGTACCGCTGACGTCGTCGCCAGTAAATTGACCGAATGGAATATCCCGGTTATACGCGGACTGGGTATCACCGGCGTTGTTGGGATCATCAAAAAAGGCAGCAGCGATCGCGCCATTGGGCTGCGCGCCGACATGGATGCATTGCCGGTACAAGAATTAAATACCTTCGCACATGCGTCACAACACGCAGGCAAAATGCATGCATGCGGCCATGACGGTCATACCGCGATGTTATTAGGCGCGGCGCGTCATTTATCTCTTCATGGCGACTTTGACGGCACGGTCTATTTGATTTTTCAACCGGCAGAAGAAGGCGGCGCAGGCGCGCAACGGATGATTGATGATGGTCTGTTTGAGCAATGCCCGATGGAAGCGGTATTTGGCATGCATAACTGGCCCGGCATGCCCGCCGGTAAATTTGGCGTCACGCCGGGGCCAATGATGGCGTCTAGTAATGAGTTTGAAGTGATTGTGAAGGGCAAAGGCTCGCACGCCGCCCAACCGCATAAAAGCATTGATCCGGTGATGGTCGCGGTGCAAATCGCCCAAAGCTGGCAAACCATCGTCGCACGCAATATCAATCCAAATGATTCTGCGGTCTTATCGATCACACAAATTCACTCTGGCAGCGCGACCAATGTCATTCCTGATGAGGCAACACTCATTGGAACGGTGCGTACTTTCTCGGTAGACGTACTCGATATCATTGAGCAACGCATGCGGGATATTGCTCAGCACACCGTGGCGGCTTTCGGCGCCGAAGTGGATTTTCGTTTTCATCGCAATTACCCGCCGCTAATCAATCATCCAAAAGAAACTGCGTTTGCAGTGTCGGTCATGCAGGCAATGTCGGGCGTTGAGAATGTCGATGCCACGGTGGAGCCGACTATGGGTGCGGAAGATTTTTCGTTTATGTTGCAGCATAAACCGGGCTGCTACGTATTTTTAGGAAATGGATCAGGCGATCATCGCGATGGCGGTCATGGACTTGGTCCTTGCAACTTACATAATGCGAGCTATGATTTTAATGACGAATTACTACCTATCGGCGGTAGTTATTGGGTAAACCTGACGGAATCGTATTTAAAACCGGCTGCTGCGTGA
- the tnpB gene encoding IS66 family insertion sequence element accessory protein TnpB (TnpB, as the term is used for proteins encoded by IS66 family insertion elements, is considered an accessory protein, since TnpC, encoded by a neighboring gene, is a DDE family transposase.), translating into MIGLPAGTRIWIAAGVTDMRCGFNGLAAKVQTALADDPFSGHVFVFRGRRGDILKILWWTGDGLCLLAKRLERGRFIWPQASEGAVCLSQAQLSMLLEGIDWRRPERTQRPLSGL; encoded by the coding sequence ATGATCGGTTTGCCAGCAGGAACGCGGATCTGGATCGCAGCAGGCGTGACCGATATGCGTTGCGGTTTTAATGGGTTGGCAGCCAAGGTGCAAACGGCATTGGCCGATGACCCGTTTAGCGGTCACGTCTTCGTGTTTCGTGGCCGACGTGGCGATATTTTGAAGATCTTGTGGTGGACCGGCGACGGGCTGTGTCTGCTGGCCAAACGGCTGGAACGCGGCCGCTTCATCTGGCCGCAGGCAAGCGAAGGCGCGGTTTGTCTGTCGCAAGCGCAACTGTCAATGTTGCTGGAAGGGATCGATTGGCGACGTCCCGAGCGCACGCAACGGCCCCTGTCAGGCTTGTAA
- a CDS encoding molybdopterin-dependent oxidoreductase, producing MTTSIIRAACPHDCPDTCALLVTVKDGVATEVRGDPDHPSTAGVLCTKVSRYTERTYHKDRLLYPQKRVGGKGDGKFVRISWDEALDTIAAELGTIAAQDPQAILPYSYAGTMGLVQGESMAMRFFNRIGASLLDRTICASAGGAGYKYTVGTRMGTDLEQFQNAKLILIWGGNPIASNLHLWMRVQEAKRHGAKLIAIDPYRSLTAEKCHQHIALLPGTDAALALGMMHVLIAENLLDHDYIAQHTFGFEQLKERALEWPPERVAEVCGIDAQQVIQLARDYGEAALAGNGAAIRINYGLQRVRGGGMAVRNIACLPALVGAWRNAAGGVQLSVSDSFPKNLQALQRPDLLLRHGVPSRTINMSTIGDDLLRETSADFGSKIAAVIVYNANPVAVAPESRSVAQGFAREDLFTVVLEHFQTDTADYADILLPATTQLEHLDAHSAYGHLYMLANNPAITPLGESKPNTEIFRLLAARMGFDEDCFKESDDAIAAQAFDRRNERAINFDWASLKLKGWQKLNVPDAPFANGGFATPSGKCEFFSALMQADGLDPLPTYIPPYESVASNPTLAAKYPLAMISPPARNFLNSSFVNVQSLRDTEGEPHLDMHPTDAAHRGILTGGSVRIFNDRGTFNAKVRITEKARPGLVVGLSIWWKKFATDGKNVNELTSQRLTDMGRAPTFYDVLVEVEALP from the coding sequence ATGACCACATCCATTATCCGTGCGGCCTGTCCGCACGATTGCCCCGATACTTGCGCGCTATTGGTTACCGTCAAAGACGGCGTCGCCACAGAAGTGCGCGGCGATCCCGATCATCCGAGTACCGCAGGCGTTCTCTGCACCAAAGTGTCGCGGTACACCGAGCGCACGTATCACAAAGATCGCTTGCTCTATCCCCAGAAACGCGTCGGTGGCAAGGGCGATGGGAAATTCGTGCGGATTAGCTGGGATGAAGCGCTGGATACGATAGCCGCCGAGTTGGGAACGATCGCCGCTCAGGATCCGCAGGCAATACTGCCTTACAGCTATGCGGGCACGATGGGGTTGGTGCAAGGCGAGTCGATGGCGATGCGCTTCTTCAATCGGATTGGGGCTTCGTTGCTGGACCGCACCATTTGCGCGTCGGCGGGCGGTGCCGGGTATAAATATACGGTCGGCACAAGGATGGGAACCGACCTTGAGCAATTTCAGAATGCCAAACTTATCCTGATCTGGGGCGGCAATCCTATCGCCTCCAATCTGCATTTATGGATGCGCGTGCAGGAAGCCAAACGCCATGGTGCAAAGCTGATTGCGATTGATCCTTACCGCTCGCTCACAGCTGAAAAATGTCATCAGCATATTGCCCTGCTGCCGGGAACGGATGCCGCATTGGCGCTTGGCATGATGCACGTGTTGATTGCCGAGAACTTGTTAGACCATGACTATATTGCGCAACACACTTTCGGTTTTGAGCAGTTGAAAGAACGTGCGCTGGAATGGCCGCCAGAACGTGTCGCCGAAGTATGCGGAATCGATGCGCAGCAAGTCATCCAACTAGCGCGCGATTATGGCGAAGCGGCGCTGGCTGGCAATGGTGCCGCGATTCGTATTAATTATGGTTTGCAACGGGTTCGCGGCGGCGGCATGGCAGTGCGCAATATCGCCTGCCTTCCAGCATTGGTAGGCGCCTGGCGGAACGCCGCCGGCGGTGTGCAATTATCGGTCTCGGATAGCTTCCCGAAGAATCTGCAAGCGTTACAACGCCCCGATCTGCTGCTTCGACACGGCGTGCCATCGCGGACGATTAATATGAGTACGATAGGCGATGATTTGCTGCGTGAAACTTCCGCTGATTTCGGCTCTAAAATTGCGGCGGTAATTGTGTATAACGCCAATCCCGTAGCCGTCGCGCCAGAATCGCGCAGCGTCGCGCAAGGCTTCGCCCGAGAAGATTTATTTACCGTCGTGCTGGAACATTTTCAGACCGATACCGCCGATTACGCCGATATTCTGTTACCGGCCACAACTCAGCTTGAACATCTCGACGCTCACTCCGCGTATGGCCATTTATATATGCTGGCGAACAATCCGGCGATTACGCCATTAGGGGAATCAAAGCCAAATACCGAGATATTCCGATTGCTGGCGGCACGCATGGGCTTTGATGAAGACTGTTTTAAAGAGAGCGATGATGCGATTGCTGCACAAGCTTTTGATCGACGTAATGAACGTGCGATAAATTTCGATTGGGCATCCTTAAAATTGAAGGGCTGGCAAAAATTGAACGTGCCCGATGCGCCGTTCGCCAACGGTGGTTTTGCCACGCCATCGGGTAAATGCGAGTTCTTCAGCGCGCTTATGCAAGCCGATGGTCTGGACCCATTGCCGACCTATATTCCTCCGTATGAATCGGTTGCCAGCAATCCAACTTTGGCGGCCAAATATCCGTTAGCGATGATCTCGCCGCCAGCGCGCAATTTTCTGAATTCCAGTTTTGTAAATGTGCAAAGTCTGCGTGATACCGAGGGCGAGCCGCATCTCGATATGCATCCCACCGATGCCGCGCATCGCGGTATTTTGACTGGCGGCAGCGTGCGTATTTTTAATGATCGCGGCACCTTTAACGCCAAGGTCAGAATCACCGAAAAAGCCAGGCCAGGCTTAGTTGTCGGCCTGTCTATCTGGTGGAAAAAGTTTGCCACCGACGGTAAAAATGTGAATGAGCTGACTAGCCAGCGCTTGACGGATATGGGACGAGCACCGACGTTTTATGACGTCCTGGTTGAGGTAGAAGCCTTGCCGTAA
- a CDS encoding acyloxyacyl hydrolase, whose protein sequence is MLKKNMGFKILATGCLLVGIIGTQAAHAINYTPDSASLEVGTGNKSQFVRLATQWDWNSKWWQSNGTHIGGYWDLSLAEFRQNQYQNIPGQQKNLTDIGFTPVFRFQRDDKKGAYAEAGIGVHLMSHLYDNNSRRFSTAFEFGDHLGAGYVFSNGLDLGLKLQHFSNGSIKEPNSGANFAVIRAAYRF, encoded by the coding sequence ATGCTTAAAAAAAATATGGGTTTTAAAATCCTGGCTACCGGATGCTTATTAGTCGGCATAATTGGCACACAGGCGGCCCATGCTATTAATTACACACCGGACTCTGCGTCATTAGAAGTGGGAACCGGTAATAAAAGCCAATTTGTCCGCCTTGCTACCCAATGGGATTGGAACAGCAAATGGTGGCAATCAAATGGCACGCATATCGGCGGCTATTGGGACTTGAGCTTGGCGGAGTTCAGACAGAATCAATATCAGAATATTCCCGGCCAGCAGAAGAATTTGACTGATATTGGTTTCACGCCAGTATTTCGCTTTCAACGCGACGATAAAAAAGGCGCTTACGCTGAAGCTGGGATCGGCGTCCATCTGATGTCCCATTTATACGATAACAATAGCCGTCGTTTCTCGACAGCATTTGAGTTCGGCGATCATTTAGGCGCAGGCTATGTCTTCAGCAATGGTCTGGATCTTGGACTGAAATTGCAGCACTTCTCCAACGGCAGCATTAAAGAGCCGAATAGTGGCGCGAATTTTGCCGTTATACGTGCGGCTTATCGTTTCTAA
- a CDS encoding transposase, protein MDTNIESVTPSKRSGYRQHSIDFKRMVVEQSLMAGASVSRVARAHDVNANQVFTWRKLFRAGAYEIASGKSVKLLPVVLGDPRQPSPAKPVFTTAVTPTGVMVLEIGKARLRVEGVVDPSMLSMVLARLLA, encoded by the coding sequence ATGGACACAAATATTGAGTCGGTTACTCCCTCTAAGCGCAGTGGTTATCGGCAACATTCGATTGATTTCAAACGCATGGTGGTCGAACAATCCTTGATGGCTGGGGCCTCGGTGTCGCGGGTGGCGCGGGCCCACGATGTGAATGCGAACCAGGTATTTACCTGGCGTAAATTGTTTCGTGCAGGAGCCTATGAGATTGCCTCAGGCAAGTCCGTCAAATTGCTGCCAGTAGTTCTTGGCGACCCTCGGCAACCATCCCCTGCCAAGCCAGTCTTCACCACGGCCGTTACACCGACCGGCGTGATGGTCCTGGAAATAGGTAAGGCGCGACTTCGAGTCGAGGGCGTGGTGGATCCGTCTATGCTTTCCATGGTGCTGGCCCGGTTGCTGGCATGA
- a CDS encoding IS66 family transposase, translated as MSTPPHLPDDISALKAMITDRDAVIALHGETVAQLQDALSSHRIEIEHLKLFIAKLKRLQFGRKSEKLDRQIEQLELRLEDLQTEESDVASAAPATKPVRPKIPRKPLPPHLPRDEKIYTPEHAACPDCGGDLRHLGSDVAEQLEFVPASFRVIRHVRPKLACTCCDCIVQAPAPSRPIARGLAGPGLLAHILVSKFADHLPLYRQSVIYAREGVELDRGLLADWVGAASSLLRPLVDAVRRHVMATTKLHADDTPIPVLAPGNGKTKTARLWTYVRDDRPSGSTDAPAVWFAYTPDRKGIHPQTHLAKFAGVLQADAYAGFNAIYATGRVQEAACWAHARRKFFDLHAARASPITTEALRRIGALYEIEASIRGKPPQVRQAVRQAQSRPLIDALESWLRASLLTLSRKSDTTAAILYALNLWPALTRYCDDGSIEIDNSAAERALRGIAIGRRNYLFAGSDNGGERAAAIYSLIGTAKLNGVDPAAWLRYVLTHIADHPVNQIDDFLPWNLASRLAIISAPKQ; from the coding sequence ATGTCAACGCCGCCCCACCTTCCCGACGATATCAGCGCTTTAAAAGCGATGATTACCGATCGTGATGCGGTCATTGCGTTGCACGGGGAAACGGTGGCGCAGCTACAGGACGCACTGTCCTCACATCGCATCGAAATCGAACACCTCAAGCTCTTCATCGCCAAACTCAAACGGCTGCAGTTCGGCCGCAAATCCGAGAAGCTGGACCGGCAAATTGAACAACTCGAATTACGGTTAGAAGATTTGCAGACAGAAGAAAGTGACGTTGCCAGCGCTGCCCCGGCAACGAAGCCAGTGCGTCCGAAGATACCACGCAAACCGCTACCGCCCCATTTGCCCCGGGACGAGAAGATCTATACGCCAGAGCATGCCGCCTGCCCCGATTGCGGTGGCGATTTGCGTCATCTCGGCAGTGACGTTGCCGAGCAACTTGAATTCGTCCCGGCCAGCTTTCGGGTCATCCGGCATGTGCGTCCCAAACTCGCTTGCACCTGCTGCGACTGCATCGTCCAGGCGCCGGCACCCAGCCGTCCGATTGCACGCGGTCTGGCGGGGCCCGGATTACTCGCCCATATTCTGGTGAGCAAGTTCGCTGATCATCTTCCGCTCTACCGGCAATCGGTCATCTATGCCCGGGAAGGTGTGGAACTGGATCGGGGATTATTGGCAGACTGGGTCGGTGCTGCCAGCAGCCTGCTGCGACCGCTGGTCGATGCGGTACGCCGTCATGTGATGGCAACGACCAAATTACATGCCGACGACACCCCGATCCCGGTACTGGCACCCGGCAATGGCAAGACCAAAACAGCCAGACTGTGGACGTATGTCCGCGACGACCGGCCATCGGGATCAACCGATGCCCCGGCAGTCTGGTTCGCTTACACGCCGGACCGCAAAGGTATCCATCCTCAGACCCATCTGGCGAAATTCGCCGGCGTTCTGCAGGCCGATGCGTATGCCGGATTCAACGCGATTTATGCAACCGGTCGTGTACAGGAGGCTGCGTGCTGGGCGCACGCGCGACGCAAATTCTTCGACTTGCATGCAGCACGGGCCTCGCCAATCACCACTGAAGCCTTGCGCCGCATCGGCGCATTGTATGAGATCGAAGCAAGCATACGTGGCAAACCGCCACAGGTAAGACAGGCAGTGCGCCAGGCGCAGTCGCGCCCGCTCATTGATGCGTTGGAAAGCTGGCTGCGGGCAAGTTTGTTGACGCTGTCGCGCAAATCCGATACTACTGCGGCGATCCTGTACGCCCTCAATTTATGGCCAGCATTAACCCGCTATTGCGACGATGGCAGCATCGAGATCGATAATTCGGCCGCCGAACGCGCATTGCGCGGTATCGCCATTGGACGACGTAATTATCTGTTTGCAGGCTCCGACAATGGCGGCGAACGTGCCGCCGCTATCTACTCGCTCATTGGGACGGCTAAACTCAATGGCGTCGATCCGGCAGCATGGTTGCGCTACGTCCTGACGCATATTGCCGATCATCCCGTCAATCAAATTGATGACTTCCTGCCTTGGAATCTGGCATCTAGGCTGGCGATCATATCTGCGCCAAAGCAATAG